One part of the Haliotis asinina isolate JCU_RB_2024 chromosome 2, JCU_Hal_asi_v2, whole genome shotgun sequence genome encodes these proteins:
- the LOC137271985 gene encoding uncharacterized protein, protein MHNLWKWQIIKPVRLKTQTWYLMAHLQYVRYVHWKSALCRGMYFLLQPDRNDFRFPDTYEQVNSLKPFKIRTVHGGAQRRPELIGYSEDIYDQAKSAIYTQSERMHRIQTELTQKAVELLEYTNPLSTNPCVLDIGSGSGISSAILKRVGYFVVGADSNTFMLSICKDKRNSQDCVKLDIFYHLPFRASCVGTVVSISALQWIYTLPDCHRYMWRLFSSLRDCLDEDGRAVLQFYPRMLSDVVNTLDVAKKYFPNGALVCDFPHPHRGKKLYLLLTKYSICE, encoded by the coding sequence ATGCACAATTTGTGGAAGTGGCAAATTATAAAACCAGTTCGACTTAAAACACAGACATGGTACTTGATGGCACACCTGCAGTATGTCAGGTATGTTCATTGGAAGAGCGCCTTATGCAGAGGAATGTACTTTTTGTTGCAACCTGATCGGAATGATTTCAGATTCCCCGATACTTATGAACAAGTGAACAGTTTGAAACCGTTCAAAATAAGGACGGTCCATGGCGGAGCTCAAAGGAGACCTGAGCTGATCGGGTATTCTGAGGACATTTATGACCAAGCTAAATCAGCGATTTATACACAAAGTGAACGAATGCACAGGATTCAGACCGAACTTACCCAGAAAGCCGTTGAGCTTTTGGAGTACACGAATCCACTATCAACGAATCCCTGCGTCCTTGACATTGGTAGTGGATCCGGAATTAGCTCTGCCATCTTGAAACGCGTTGGATATTTTGTGGTGGGGGCAGACAGCAATACGTTTATGTTAAGTATTTGTAAAGACAAACGGAACAGTCAGGATTGTGTGAAACTAGATATTTTCTATCACTTACCTTTTCGAGCTAGTTGTGTTGGCACAGTTGTGAGTATTTCGGCATTACAGTGGATTTACACCCTACCTGACTGTCACAGATACATGTGGAGACTGTTTTCATCTCTGCGCGACTGTCTTGACGAAGATGGGCGAGCTGTTCTGCAGTTCTACCCTCGGATGTTGTCAGACGTGGTAAACACTTTGGATGTTGCAAAGAAATATTTTCCCAATGGTGCTTTGGTTTGTGATTTTCCTCATCCTCACCGAGGGAAGAAATTATATTTGCTCTTGACCAAATATAGTATATGTGAATAA